The Petrocella atlantisensis genome has a window encoding:
- a CDS encoding LCP family protein, giving the protein MVSKKKQKKQLVNKFIQIFLSTFALLMAVVGIGTVIYIVVMGNSIGGMLDLSKYNLTEYGAANAADPDGEDIFGDKKLTTFAVFGVDEDSYRTDVTMVVFFHHESGKVDILSVPRDTKVKIPDDMYSTIKERRSDVNQVVKINAIPAYVTEDRNEASVEVLESNLGIPIDYYVNVKLDVFRYIVDTIGEIKINIPVDMKYSDPLQDLNINLKKGEQYINGAQAEQLVRFRSGYASGDVGRVEMQQLFMKAFVEQLLNTKNRLNMVNVVGAVLVKVDTNFENAVDYLIFLDRIKPENFVMHMLPRDPDDKGGSYYIYDYDATKELLDKIINEPFLASENIEEAVIDVSPEEIIDIKSLTISVQNGTNIMGLAGKTRDKLKEQGYDPIEAIDYENKPVEKTKIYVPIPEAYEELKAQFKDSEMVIQPELMDQTHQIIIVLGNTEE; this is encoded by the coding sequence ATGGTGTCAAAAAAAAAGCAAAAAAAACAATTGGTCAATAAATTCATACAAATATTTTTATCAACCTTTGCACTTCTCATGGCAGTTGTTGGTATAGGTACAGTTATCTATATTGTGGTGATGGGTAATAGTATCGGCGGTATGTTGGATCTATCTAAATACAACTTGACAGAGTATGGCGCAGCAAATGCTGCAGACCCGGATGGAGAAGATATTTTCGGTGACAAGAAGTTGACCACATTTGCTGTTTTTGGTGTGGATGAAGACAGTTATAGGACCGATGTAACGATGGTTGTTTTTTTTCACCATGAAAGTGGTAAGGTAGATATCCTATCGGTACCACGAGATACAAAGGTGAAAATACCTGATGATATGTACAGTACAATCAAAGAGCGAAGAAGTGATGTGAATCAAGTCGTAAAAATTAATGCCATACCAGCCTATGTTACTGAAGATCGAAACGAAGCCTCAGTAGAAGTTTTAGAAAGTAACTTAGGCATACCCATTGATTACTATGTGAATGTAAAACTGGATGTATTTAGATATATTGTAGATACGATTGGTGAAATCAAAATTAATATACCTGTGGATATGAAATATAGTGATCCATTACAAGACTTAAATATTAATCTAAAAAAAGGTGAACAATATATAAATGGTGCTCAGGCCGAACAATTGGTCCGGTTCAGATCGGGATATGCCAGTGGCGATGTAGGCCGAGTAGAGATGCAACAGCTATTTATGAAGGCTTTTGTTGAGCAATTGCTTAATACAAAAAATAGATTAAATATGGTAAATGTTGTCGGAGCAGTGTTGGTCAAAGTAGACACGAATTTTGAAAATGCGGTGGATTATCTAATCTTCCTCGATCGAATCAAACCGGAAAATTTTGTTATGCATATGTTACCAAGAGACCCTGATGACAAAGGTGGTTCTTATTATATTTATGACTATGATGCGACGAAAGAACTTTTGGATAAAATTATCAATGAACCATTTTTAGCTTCTGAAAATATTGAAGAAGCGGTTATCGATGTGTCGCCAGAAGAAATTATAGATATAAAAAGTCTGACCATATCCGTACAAAATGGCACTAATATTATGGGACTGGCAGGTAAAACAAGAGATAAACTTAAAGAACAGGGTTATGATCCTATTGAAGCCATAGACTACGAAAACAAACCAGTAGAAAAAACAAAAATCTATGTGCCCATACCTGAGGCCTATGAGGAATTAAAGGCTCAATTTAAGGATTCTGAAATGGTCATTCAACCTGAATTGATGGATCAGACACATCAGATCATCATAGTTCTAGGGAACACAGAAGAATAA
- a CDS encoding LCP family protein, translated as MDKFTNHMGLLLGITLGIIAMSFIAVIEMNGEERAAQEQIRIELDAQKLRDQELQDAQREAEEAAKAIPETINGLFIGFDTSGGLTDVLMVGHIDPKENKVQLISIPRDLEIYFDEEPFKTIKENNPNNRIAHAKINNIYSLIGWDERALEDVRLIAEGITGLEIDYIMTIDTSGLREVVDAVGGVEFDVPQRMYYMDPVQDLHIDLQPGLQHLDGDKAEQLVRYRKYKMGDLQRIQVQQAFIAAMVDQVLGSRDFNQISKLVSKGYKYIDTDFGMVVMLKYAEFFFNLELEHVLSPENMITIPSYGELVDERWMQYFELEEAREAVDSLINNENASTD; from the coding sequence ATGGATAAATTTACGAATCATATGGGCTTATTGTTGGGCATAACTTTGGGTATTATAGCTATGTCCTTTATTGCTGTTATAGAAATGAATGGCGAAGAAAGAGCTGCACAGGAACAAATAAGAATTGAGTTAGATGCACAAAAATTAAGAGATCAAGAACTGCAGGATGCACAACGAGAAGCAGAAGAGGCAGCAAAAGCCATACCGGAGACGATTAATGGCCTCTTTATTGGTTTTGACACGTCTGGCGGTTTGACAGATGTTCTTATGGTTGGTCACATTGATCCTAAAGAGAATAAGGTACAACTTATTTCCATCCCTAGAGATTTGGAGATTTACTTTGATGAAGAGCCCTTCAAGACCATAAAAGAGAACAATCCTAATAATAGGATTGCTCATGCTAAGATCAATAACATTTATTCTCTAATTGGATGGGATGAGAGAGCCCTTGAAGACGTACGACTAATAGCTGAAGGTATAACAGGATTAGAGATTGATTATATAATGACCATAGACACTTCAGGCTTACGTGAAGTCGTGGATGCGGTTGGTGGTGTTGAATTTGATGTACCTCAAAGAATGTATTATATGGATCCAGTTCAGGATTTACATATAGATCTTCAACCAGGTCTGCAACATCTGGATGGTGATAAAGCAGAGCAATTGGTCAGATACCGTAAATACAAAATGGGTGATTTACAAAGAATTCAAGTACAACAAGCATTCATTGCGGCCATGGTGGATCAGGTGTTGGGAAGCAGAGATTTTAATCAGATCAGTAAGCTGGTCTCAAAAGGCTATAAGTACATTGATACGGATTTCGGAATGGTTGTTATGTTGAAATATGCTGAATTTTTTTTCAATTTGGAGTTGGAACATGTATTATCACCTGAAAATATGATAACCATCCCCTCATATGGAGAGTTGGTAGATGAACGCTGGATGCAGTACTTTGAGCTTGAAGAAGCGAGAGAGGCTGTAGATTCGCTCATAAATAATGAAAATGCATCAACAGATTAA
- the ymfI gene encoding elongation factor P 5-aminopentanone reductase, with the protein MTKKPVALVTGASRGIGEAIALTLAEHGYDLVITSQKSQVDLENVARKIENKGARCLWMTSDVASYEDTKKLFDNIADFTDHLDLLINNAAFSYIGLLTDMSEKTWHRLLNINLTGLFHTSKFAIPMMVARKKGVILNISSIWGDMGASCEVAYSASKGGVNSFTKALAKELAPSNIRVNAVACGVIDTQMNAWLSAADKDTLISDIGLGRMGTPQDVANTVLFLASDHSEYITGQIITVDGGI; encoded by the coding sequence ATGACAAAAAAACCTGTAGCACTTGTCACCGGAGCCTCACGTGGCATTGGCGAAGCCATAGCCTTAACCCTGGCTGAACATGGTTATGACTTGGTTATAACTTCCCAAAAAAGCCAAGTTGACTTAGAAAATGTTGCACGGAAAATAGAGAATAAAGGTGCACGTTGTCTGTGGATGACTTCTGATGTTGCCTCCTATGAAGATACTAAAAAACTTTTTGATAACATCGCTGATTTTACTGACCATTTGGATTTATTGATTAATAATGCTGCCTTTTCTTATATAGGCCTATTAACAGATATGTCCGAGAAAACGTGGCACCGACTTCTTAACATTAACCTAACGGGCTTGTTTCACACCAGCAAATTTGCCATACCTATGATGGTTGCCAGAAAAAAAGGGGTGATCCTAAATATTTCTTCCATTTGGGGTGATATGGGCGCTTCCTGTGAAGTGGCCTATTCTGCTTCAAAAGGTGGGGTCAATAGCTTCACAAAAGCATTGGCTAAGGAATTGGCACCTTCAAACATACGCGTAAATGCTGTGGCCTGTGGCGTTATTGATACGCAAATGAATGCATGGCTATCCGCTGCTGACAAAGATACGCTCATCTCTGATATAGGCCTTGGACGAATGGGAACCCCCCAAGATGTTGCCAATACCGTTTTATTTCTTGCTTCAGATCATTCTGAGTATATCACTGGACAAATCATAACCGTAGATGGGGGCATATAA
- the argF gene encoding ornithine carbamoyltransferase, with the protein MNLKGRSLLTLKDFSKAEIEYLLDLSKDLKQKKRMGIKGTLLEGKNIALIFEKPSTRTRCAFTVGCVDEGGHPEYLGKNDIQLGHKESVEDTARVLGRLFDGIQFRGFKQDVVEKLAKYSGVPVWNGLTDDYHPTQILADLLTIKEQFGYLKGLNFVYVGDGRNNMGNSLMIGMTKMGVNFKVIAPKSLWPQPDLIQVCQEYALESGAEIVCTEDVAQVEAADVIYTDVWVSMGEEAQAEERLKLLKPYQVNQDLLEMTHKPETIVMHCLPAVKGYEITEDIFEKHAQIIFDEAENRMHTIKAVMVATV; encoded by the coding sequence GTGAATTTAAAAGGTAGAAGTCTTTTGACATTGAAGGATTTTTCAAAAGCAGAAATTGAATATTTACTCGACTTATCCAAGGACTTAAAACAAAAGAAACGCATGGGTATTAAAGGGACGTTACTCGAAGGTAAGAATATAGCCTTGATCTTTGAGAAACCCTCAACAAGAACAAGATGTGCTTTTACAGTAGGGTGTGTCGATGAAGGTGGCCATCCTGAATATCTTGGGAAAAATGATATTCAACTTGGGCATAAAGAATCCGTTGAAGACACAGCACGGGTACTTGGTAGACTATTTGATGGTATCCAATTTCGAGGCTTTAAGCAAGACGTTGTGGAAAAATTGGCAAAATACAGTGGCGTACCTGTATGGAATGGTTTAACGGATGATTACCATCCAACACAGATTCTAGCAGACCTACTAACCATTAAAGAACAATTTGGGTATCTAAAAGGCTTGAATTTTGTCTATGTAGGTGATGGACGAAATAATATGGGTAATAGCCTTATGATTGGTATGACAAAGATGGGTGTTAATTTTAAAGTGATTGCCCCTAAAAGTTTATGGCCCCAACCGGATTTAATTCAGGTGTGCCAAGAATACGCTCTAGAATCAGGCGCTGAAATTGTATGTACAGAAGATGTAGCTCAGGTAGAAGCGGCAGACGTGATTTATACAGATGTCTGGGTATCCATGGGCGAAGAGGCGCAGGCAGAAGAAAGGCTCAAACTTCTAAAACCTTATCAGGTCAACCAAGACTTATTAGAAATGACACATAAACCTGAGACAATTGTGATGCACTGCTTACCGGCTGTAAAAGGCTATGAAATCACAGAAGATATTTTTGAAAAACATGCTCAAATTATCTTTGACGAGGCAGAAAATAGAATGCATACAATAAAAGCAGTTATGGTTGCAACAGTTTAA